One window from the genome of Corynebacterium sp. SCR221107 encodes:
- a CDS encoding biotin--[acetyl-CoA-carboxylase] ligase — MDPRTPLDVAFLRRALVEHGPYSQLEHTFETGSTNTDLVAAGHKGAPAWTVYLTEHQVSGRGRMGRKFEAPPSSQLTLSVLIRPPAESVARLGTMSLATGLALVDAIGSETGVGMKWPNDLVYDGRKLCGILAEAVDLGDNPAVVIGLGLNTSLRTDELPVAHASSLELEGIAYERNELAVRVLTCLYHRLFQWERNDAHLMDDYRAVCVTLGQDVRAILPGDKELLGRATAVNEEGHLIITDEAGTDHEMAVGDIIHLRQKDQWKY, encoded by the coding sequence ATGGATCCCCGCACCCCGCTTGACGTGGCCTTTCTGCGCCGCGCGCTCGTGGAGCATGGCCCCTATAGCCAGCTTGAGCACACCTTCGAAACCGGCTCGACCAACACCGACTTGGTGGCCGCCGGGCACAAGGGGGCGCCCGCCTGGACGGTGTACCTTACCGAACACCAGGTATCCGGGCGCGGACGCATGGGGCGTAAATTCGAGGCCCCGCCCAGCTCCCAACTCACGCTCAGCGTGCTTATTCGCCCGCCAGCGGAGTCCGTTGCGCGCCTCGGGACGATGTCGCTTGCCACCGGCTTGGCGCTGGTGGACGCCATCGGAAGCGAAACCGGAGTGGGCATGAAATGGCCCAACGACCTCGTCTATGACGGACGCAAGCTGTGCGGCATCCTCGCCGAGGCTGTGGATCTCGGCGATAATCCCGCAGTGGTAATCGGCCTCGGGCTCAACACCTCGCTGCGCACCGACGAGCTGCCCGTCGCGCACGCATCCTCGCTCGAATTAGAGGGAATTGCCTATGAGCGCAACGAGCTGGCAGTGCGCGTCTTAACCTGCCTGTACCACAGGCTTTTCCAATGGGAGCGCAATGATGCCCACCTCATGGACGATTACCGTGCCGTGTGCGTGACCCTAGGACAGGACGTGCGAGCGATCCTGCCCGGCGATAAAGAGCTGCTGGGGCGCGCCACGGCCGTCAACGAAGAAGGCCACCTCATCATCACCGACGAGGCGGGCACGGACCACGAGATGGCGGTGGGCGATATTATCCACCTTCGGCAAAAGGATCAGTGGAAGTACTAG
- a CDS encoding 5-(carboxyamino)imidazole ribonucleotide synthase, with amino-acid sequence MPVIAVIGDGQLARMMHTEAIELGLSLRVLAGSQDASAAQVTKDVLIGDYTSLDDLHRAVEGAAVTTFDHEHVPTEHLRTLIAEGVNVQPGPDALVNAQDKLVMRKRLRELGAPVPPFAAIETVADAEGFWDAVDGAVCLKARRGGYDGHGVWFPGSREELAEVVATLLQAGTPLMAEKKVALVRELSAMVARTPSGETKAWPVVESVQTDGICTEAVAPAPGLSEDLQTQVRELARNIATELGVTGALAVELFETVDVAGQPEIYVNELAMRPHNTGHWTQDGCVTSQFEQHLRAVMDYPLGSTELTAPVTVMANTLGADEDPEMPMPQRMQEVWRRYPQAKIHLYGKGHRPGRKLGHVNLTGTDVERTREAARAAAYFIVHAAWPND; translated from the coding sequence ATGCCCGTCATTGCAGTCATCGGCGATGGCCAACTGGCCCGCATGATGCACACCGAAGCCATTGAGCTTGGATTGTCCCTGCGGGTGCTCGCCGGAAGCCAGGATGCCTCCGCCGCCCAGGTGACCAAGGACGTTCTCATTGGTGACTACACCAGTCTCGATGACCTCCACCGTGCTGTGGAAGGGGCAGCCGTGACGACCTTCGATCATGAGCACGTGCCCACGGAGCATCTGCGCACACTTATCGCAGAGGGTGTTAATGTGCAGCCGGGGCCTGACGCCCTGGTTAACGCCCAAGACAAGCTCGTCATGCGCAAGCGCCTGCGCGAGCTCGGCGCGCCGGTGCCGCCGTTTGCGGCAATCGAGACAGTCGCTGATGCCGAAGGTTTCTGGGACGCCGTCGACGGTGCCGTGTGCCTGAAGGCGCGCCGCGGTGGCTACGACGGACACGGCGTGTGGTTCCCAGGAAGCCGCGAAGAGCTTGCAGAGGTGGTAGCCACGCTGCTTCAGGCAGGCACCCCGCTCATGGCCGAGAAGAAGGTGGCGTTGGTACGCGAATTGTCGGCGATGGTGGCACGCACCCCCAGCGGCGAGACCAAAGCATGGCCGGTCGTCGAGTCCGTGCAGACCGACGGCATCTGCACCGAGGCGGTAGCGCCGGCGCCGGGGCTGTCGGAGGACTTGCAGACCCAGGTGCGCGAGCTGGCACGAAATATCGCCACCGAGCTTGGGGTCACCGGAGCCCTAGCCGTCGAACTCTTTGAGACCGTGGACGTGGCCGGACAGCCGGAAATCTACGTCAACGAGCTGGCCATGCGCCCGCACAATACCGGCCACTGGACCCAAGATGGCTGCGTGACCAGCCAATTCGAGCAGCACCTGCGCGCGGTGATGGACTATCCGCTCGGCTCCACCGAGCTCACCGCACCGGTGACGGTCATGGCCAATACCCTCGGTGCCGATGAGGACCCGGAGATGCCCATGCCGCAGCGCATGCAGGAGGTGTGGAGGCGCTACCCGCAGGCCAAAATCCACCTCTACGGCAAAGGCCATCGCCCGGGCCGCAAGCTCGGCCACGTCAACCTCACCGGCACCGATGTGGAGCGCACCCGCGAGGCCGCTCGCGCCGCCGCCTACTTCATCGTCCACGCGGCCTGGCCGAACGACTAG
- the purE gene encoding 5-(carboxyamino)imidazole ribonucleotide mutase, with amino-acid sequence MNPLVGLIMGSDSDWPTVEPAAQVLAEFGIPFEVGVVSAHRTPEKMLSYAKNAHTRGIKAIIACAGGAAHLPGMVAAATPLPVIGVPRALKDLDGMDSLLSIVQMPAGVPVATVSIGGAKNAGLLAARILSAGDPALVEKMVAYQDTMRAEVEEKDERLRQRLMGS; translated from the coding sequence ATGAATCCATTGGTAGGACTGATCATGGGATCGGATTCGGACTGGCCCACCGTCGAGCCCGCGGCCCAGGTACTCGCCGAGTTCGGCATCCCGTTCGAGGTGGGCGTGGTGTCTGCCCACCGCACCCCGGAGAAGATGCTCTCCTACGCCAAGAATGCCCACACCCGCGGCATTAAGGCGATTATCGCCTGCGCCGGGGGTGCGGCCCACCTGCCGGGCATGGTGGCCGCGGCCACGCCGCTGCCGGTTATTGGCGTCCCGCGCGCGCTGAAGGATCTCGACGGGATGGACTCGCTGCTGTCGATCGTGCAGATGCCGGCCGGTGTCCCCGTGGCAACGGTGTCCATCGGCGGTGCGAAAAACGCGGGCCTGCTCGCAGCGCGCATCCTGTCGGCAGGCGATCCCGCTCTGGTGGAGAAAATGGTGGCCTATCAGGACACGATGCGCGCCGAGGTTGAGGAAAAAGATGAGCGCCTGCGTCAGCGGCTCATGGGTTCGTAG
- a CDS encoding YdcF family protein: protein MGVSQRRVDTLATPNADAAILVLGSRVKPRHAVTEHDLFETEPDSGQVLDPHRRELMKNYRGLWPGAVLVSRLARAAQLAQGNDLMIVVSGKGEARAMAWWLAMHGVDPGRIVLEYQATSTNENLENAHALMPHVRTWLVVTSDFHAPRTLAWARHLGIPIRLYHASTPSPHRQVAFAREVFALPHSLSRIAWRRYRVRFKGGALKEGSFHKG from the coding sequence ATGGGCGTGTCGCAGCGGCGCGTGGACACGCTTGCCACCCCAAACGCGGATGCGGCAATCCTCGTCCTCGGCTCCCGGGTGAAGCCGCGCCACGCGGTCACTGAGCACGACCTTTTCGAGACCGAACCCGACAGCGGGCAGGTGTTGGATCCACATCGGCGTGAGCTGATGAAAAACTACCGCGGCTTGTGGCCGGGTGCGGTGCTGGTTTCGCGCTTGGCGCGGGCGGCGCAGCTAGCCCAGGGCAACGATCTCATGATCGTGGTCTCTGGCAAGGGCGAGGCCCGGGCGATGGCATGGTGGCTTGCCATGCACGGAGTCGATCCCGGGCGAATTGTGCTTGAATATCAGGCCACCTCTACCAATGAGAACCTCGAAAACGCCCACGCGCTCATGCCGCACGTGCGCACGTGGCTTGTGGTCACCAGTGACTTTCATGCCCCACGCACGCTCGCGTGGGCGCGCCACCTTGGTATCCCCATTCGCTTGTATCACGCATCAACCCCCTCGCCGCATCGGCAGGTGGCCTTTGCCAGGGAGGTTTTTGCCCTGCCGCATTCGCTATCCCGCATCGCGTGGCGGCGATATCGTGTCCGGTTCAAGGGAGGGGCGCTAAAAGAAGGCTCTTTCCATAAGGGGTGA
- a CDS encoding metal-sensitive transcriptional regulator, giving the protein MQLEPVSVKQSVTRLKRAHGQLAAVIRMLEEGQDCEATVTQLAAVSKAIDKAGYSIIATGMRQCLMEEGPGSLDIKKMEKLFLSLS; this is encoded by the coding sequence ATGCAACTGGAGCCGGTTTCCGTCAAGCAGTCCGTCACAAGGCTCAAACGCGCCCACGGCCAACTTGCCGCCGTCATCCGGATGCTTGAGGAAGGCCAAGACTGCGAGGCCACGGTCACCCAGCTCGCCGCCGTTTCCAAGGCGATCGACAAGGCGGGCTATTCCATCATCGCCACTGGCATGCGCCAGTGCTTGATGGAGGAAGGCCCCGGCAGCCTCGATATCAAGAAGATGGAAAAGCTCTTCCTCTCTTTGAGTTAA
- a CDS encoding FAD-dependent oxidoreductase — protein MATTVIVGGVAGGMSTAARLRRNDENRDIIVFEASGNVSFANCGLPYHVGGVIPERSSLLLQTPESLDARFRIDVRTRHMVTGINPAANEVTVDNLDTGETFTQSYDELVLSPGARPFVPPIPGIERAFTLRTVEDVDAIVAALGDTVSSAALIGGGFIGLELAENLVHRGLKVTVIERGPQILAPFDEEMAAIVADHLVANGVELRTNADTHSIGEKTLTLSTGEVIEADVVIAAIGVRPDTRLAEAAGLAIGERGGIKVDDQQRTSVPNIFALGDAAEKTDANSGAAALVPLAQTANRHGRLVADIITGRDTHSLPVLGTAIVGLFGLAASATGWNERTARRAGRNVRVIHIHPANHAGYYPGASTLHLKLVVDADTDAILGAQAIGKEGADKRIDVIATAMRAGLKATDLADLELAYSPQYGSAKDPINLAGMVDDNLAQGEKSVQWHELEDDAQLIDVRTAGEYERGHIPGAVNIPVDELRENIDKLDTTRPVIVSCQVGLRGHVAARILSGYGIDVANLDGGYLTYTHGQSARAYAHVE, from the coding sequence ATGGCAACAACCGTAATCGTGGGCGGCGTCGCCGGCGGCATGTCCACCGCAGCGCGCCTGCGCCGCAACGACGAAAACCGCGACATCATCGTCTTCGAAGCCTCCGGCAACGTCTCCTTCGCCAACTGCGGCCTGCCGTACCATGTTGGCGGGGTCATCCCAGAGCGCTCCTCGCTGCTGCTGCAGACCCCAGAGTCGTTGGATGCTCGTTTCCGCATCGATGTACGCACCCGGCACATGGTCACCGGCATCAATCCGGCGGCCAACGAGGTCACCGTGGACAACCTCGACACCGGCGAGACCTTCACCCAAAGCTATGACGAGCTCGTGCTCTCCCCCGGCGCCCGCCCGTTTGTGCCGCCCATTCCCGGCATCGAACGCGCCTTTACCCTGCGCACCGTGGAAGACGTGGATGCGATCGTCGCCGCACTCGGAGACACCGTCAGTTCCGCAGCCCTCATCGGTGGCGGCTTCATCGGACTCGAGCTGGCCGAGAACCTCGTACACCGCGGTCTCAAGGTCACCGTCATCGAACGTGGCCCGCAGATCCTTGCCCCCTTCGACGAGGAGATGGCAGCGATCGTGGCCGACCATCTGGTGGCCAACGGGGTGGAACTGCGCACGAACGCCGACACCCACAGCATTGGGGAAAAGACGTTGACGCTGTCTACCGGCGAGGTCATCGAAGCCGACGTCGTCATCGCCGCCATCGGCGTGCGCCCGGATACCCGCCTCGCCGAGGCAGCCGGCCTTGCCATCGGTGAACGCGGCGGCATCAAGGTCGACGATCAGCAGCGCACGAGCGTGCCTAATATTTTCGCACTCGGCGACGCAGCCGAAAAGACCGACGCCAATTCCGGCGCCGCAGCGCTGGTACCGCTGGCACAGACCGCCAATCGCCACGGGCGCCTTGTTGCCGACATCATCACCGGCCGCGACACCCACTCGCTGCCTGTCCTCGGCACGGCGATCGTCGGGCTGTTTGGACTAGCGGCATCTGCCACCGGTTGGAACGAGCGCACCGCCCGCCGTGCCGGACGCAATGTCCGCGTGATCCACATCCACCCGGCCAACCACGCCGGTTATTACCCCGGCGCATCCACGCTGCACCTCAAGCTGGTTGTTGACGCGGATACCGACGCGATTCTCGGCGCCCAGGCTATTGGTAAGGAAGGCGCCGACAAGCGCATCGACGTCATCGCCACCGCCATGCGCGCGGGGCTCAAGGCCACGGATCTGGCCGATCTTGAACTGGCCTACTCCCCGCAATATGGATCGGCCAAGGACCCGATCAACCTCGCAGGCATGGTCGATGACAACCTCGCTCAGGGGGAGAAGTCCGTGCAATGGCATGAGTTAGAAGACGATGCGCAGCTTATCGACGTGCGCACCGCAGGCGAGTACGAACGCGGTCACATCCCTGGCGCGGTCAACATCCCTGTAGACGAACTGCGTGAGAATATCGACAAGCTGGACACCACCCGCCCGGTCATCGTCAGCTGTCAGGTGGGCCTGCGCGGCCACGTGGCGGCCAGGATACTTTCCGGTTACGGTATCGATGTTGCTAATCTCGATGGTGGGTATTTGACCTACACCCACGGTCAATCCGCCCGTGCATACGCCCATGTCGAGTAA
- a CDS encoding carbohydrate ABC transporter permease has product MNHKLRSAIGNYIGVIFILVWGLAPFYWMVVTALRDKAYTFDTTPWPTHVTLENFRDALATDKGNDFLHAIYNSLIIGAATTAIAVVVGVFTAYALARLDFRGKGFVTGIILAASMFPGIALVTPLFQLFGDLGWFGTYRALIIPNISFALPLTIYTLVSFFRDLPWELEEAARVDGATPGQAFRLVLLPLAAPALFTTAILAFITTWNEFMLARQLSTTATEPVTVAIARFSGPSAFEFPYTSIMAAGALVTIPLIIMVLVFQRRIVSGLTSGSLK; this is encoded by the coding sequence ATGAACCACAAGCTGCGCAGCGCCATCGGCAATTACATCGGAGTGATCTTCATCCTCGTATGGGGTCTTGCCCCCTTCTACTGGATGGTGGTCACCGCCCTGCGCGATAAGGCCTACACCTTCGACACCACCCCGTGGCCGACCCACGTGACCTTAGAGAATTTCCGCGACGCGCTGGCGACGGACAAGGGCAATGACTTTCTCCACGCCATTTACAACTCGCTTATCATCGGCGCCGCCACCACCGCCATCGCCGTGGTTGTGGGCGTTTTTACCGCCTACGCGCTGGCCCGGCTCGACTTCCGGGGTAAGGGATTTGTCACCGGCATCATCTTGGCGGCCTCGATGTTCCCCGGCATCGCGCTGGTCACGCCGTTGTTCCAGCTTTTCGGCGACCTTGGTTGGTTCGGCACCTACCGCGCACTGATCATCCCCAATATCTCCTTTGCGCTGCCGCTAACGATCTACACCCTGGTCAGCTTCTTTAGGGATCTTCCGTGGGAGCTGGAGGAGGCCGCGCGCGTCGATGGCGCCACCCCGGGACAGGCCTTCCGATTGGTCTTGCTGCCGTTGGCTGCACCGGCATTGTTTACCACCGCCATCTTGGCGTTTATCACCACGTGGAACGAGTTCATGCTGGCGCGCCAGCTTTCCACCACCGCGACCGAGCCGGTGACCGTGGCGATCGCCCGCTTTTCCGGACCATCGGCGTTCGAGTTTCCCTACACCTCGATCATGGCAGCGGGCGCGCTGGTGACCATCCCGCTGATCATCATGGTGCTGGTCTTCCAGCGGCGCATCGTCTCCGGCCTGACGTCCGGCTCGCTGAAATAG
- a CDS encoding carbohydrate ABC transporter permease: protein MPWKAIALITPALLVLTIVIGYPIVRAIYLSFQSDKHLDPTTGLFVEGGFAGFDHYVYWLTQRCISASGTVSTCPPGVIATDFWPAVGNTFFFTVITVALEIILGMAMALVMNREFVGRSILRAAVLVPWAIPTAVTAKLWQFIFADKGIINSLLPTPVHWTTDPTAARAAVIIADVWKTTPFMALLILAGLQMIPKDVYEAARTDGASTWQQFKWITLPLVKPALMVAVLFRTLDALRMYDLPVIMISSSANSPTATVSQLVVEDLRQNNFNSASALSTLIFLMIFAVAFIMIRFLGADVSGAAERRAATKATKRAAKQQLKDKDDAAALAGVGVGKQGGINS from the coding sequence ATCCCATGGAAGGCCATTGCGTTAATCACGCCTGCCCTATTGGTACTGACGATAGTGATCGGTTACCCCATCGTCCGGGCAATCTATTTGTCCTTCCAATCCGACAAGCACCTCGATCCCACCACGGGGTTGTTCGTAGAAGGTGGCTTCGCCGGATTCGACCACTATGTCTATTGGCTCACCCAGCGGTGCATATCGGCTTCCGGCACGGTGAGCACTTGCCCGCCCGGGGTCATCGCCACCGACTTCTGGCCCGCCGTGGGCAATACCTTCTTTTTTACGGTTATCACCGTCGCCCTTGAGATCATCCTGGGCATGGCGATGGCGCTGGTGATGAATCGCGAATTCGTCGGCCGCTCGATCCTGCGCGCCGCGGTGCTCGTCCCGTGGGCCATTCCCACGGCGGTGACCGCGAAGCTATGGCAGTTCATCTTCGCCGACAAGGGAATCATCAACTCACTGCTGCCCACCCCGGTTCATTGGACCACCGACCCCACTGCGGCACGCGCTGCCGTTATCATCGCCGACGTGTGGAAGACCACCCCTTTCATGGCGCTTCTCATTTTGGCCGGGCTGCAGATGATCCCGAAGGATGTCTATGAGGCCGCCCGCACCGACGGCGCCAGCACGTGGCAGCAGTTCAAGTGGATCACGCTCCCACTGGTCAAGCCCGCGCTCATGGTGGCGGTTCTCTTTAGGACGCTCGACGCGCTGCGGATGTACGACCTACCGGTGATCATGATCTCTTCGTCGGCAAACTCACCGACGGCCACCGTATCCCAGCTCGTGGTCGAGGATCTGCGCCAGAACAATTTCAATTCCGCGTCTGCGCTCTCGACGCTCATCTTCCTCATGATCTTCGCCGTGGCGTTTATCATGATCCGCTTCCTCGGCGCCGATGTCTCGGGCGCCGCCGAAAGGCGCGCCGCCACAAAGGCCACCAAGCGCGCCGCCAAGCAACAGCTCAAGGATAAAGACGACGCTGCCGCGCTGGCTGGCGTGGGCGTCGGCAAGCAGGGAGGCATAAACTCATGA
- a CDS encoding ABC transporter substrate-binding protein has protein sequence MTRFTLPARKPAVVLAATFMAGAVALAGCSSDSGESTSSEAPASGAERGPITFAMGKNDTDKITPIIEKWNAEHPDEKVTLKELAGEADDQRDTLVQSLQAGNSDYDVMALDVVWTAQFAANQWLAPLTGDLAVDTSGLLPATVESATYMGTLYALPQNTNGQLLFRNTELAPTAPGTWSELVDSCATVKNAGKDCLLLQLKQYEGLTVNSTGFIEGWGGHVLDSEGAPTVDSAEAKEGLQALVDAYKDGTIAATATSATEEETNLAFVGGEVAYAINWPYMYTNAGEDTSAVKDKFEVSPLVGKDGVGVSTLGGYNNGINVNSKYKATALDFMKFIVNEENQTFFADNSFPPVLASIYDDAALVEKYPYLPALKQSLENAAPRPVSPFYPAITKAIQDNAYAALTADKSVDDATADMKAAIENAAK, from the coding sequence ATGACCCGTTTCACACTGCCCGCACGCAAGCCCGCCGTTGTGCTGGCCGCCACCTTCATGGCTGGCGCCGTTGCCTTGGCCGGCTGCTCCTCCGACTCCGGCGAGTCCACCAGCTCCGAGGCGCCCGCCTCCGGCGCCGAGCGCGGACCGATCACGTTTGCGATGGGCAAGAACGATACCGACAAGATCACCCCCATCATCGAAAAGTGGAATGCCGAGCATCCCGATGAGAAGGTGACCCTCAAGGAGCTGGCCGGTGAGGCCGATGACCAGCGCGATACCCTCGTGCAGTCGCTGCAGGCGGGCAACTCCGACTATGACGTCATGGCACTCGACGTGGTCTGGACCGCTCAGTTCGCCGCGAACCAGTGGCTGGCTCCGCTTACCGGAGACCTAGCCGTAGACACCTCCGGCCTGCTGCCGGCGACCGTAGAATCTGCCACCTACATGGGCACCCTCTACGCCCTGCCGCAAAACACCAACGGCCAGCTGCTGTTCCGCAACACCGAGCTTGCGCCGACCGCTCCGGGCACCTGGTCCGAGCTTGTGGACTCCTGCGCCACCGTCAAGAACGCCGGCAAGGACTGCCTGTTGCTGCAGCTCAAGCAGTACGAGGGACTCACCGTCAACTCCACCGGCTTCATCGAGGGCTGGGGCGGGCACGTGCTCGATTCCGAGGGCGCCCCCACCGTTGACTCCGCTGAGGCCAAGGAAGGCCTCCAGGCACTCGTCGACGCCTACAAGGACGGCACCATCGCCGCCACCGCCACCTCGGCAACCGAAGAGGAAACCAACCTAGCCTTCGTCGGCGGCGAGGTAGCCTACGCCATCAACTGGCCGTACATGTACACCAACGCCGGCGAGGATACCTCCGCGGTCAAGGACAAGTTCGAGGTTTCGCCGCTGGTGGGCAAGGACGGCGTGGGCGTTTCTACCCTGGGCGGTTACAACAACGGCATCAATGTCAACTCCAAGTACAAGGCGACCGCGCTGGACTTCATGAAGTTCATTGTCAACGAGGAAAATCAGACCTTCTTCGCCGACAACTCCTTCCCGCCGGTGCTGGCCTCCATCTACGATGATGCCGCGCTCGTTGAGAAGTACCCCTACCTCCCGGCGCTGAAGCAGTCGCTGGAAAATGCCGCACCGCGCCCGGTGAGCCCCTTCTACCCCGCAATCACCAAGGCTATCCAGGACAACGCGTATGCGGCACTAACCGCCGACAAGAGCGTCGACGATGCCACAGCGGACATGAAGGCCGCCATCGAAAACGCCGCAAAGTAG
- a CDS encoding TIGR03089 family protein, with protein sequence MNLLSTVLQADPATPRLTLYDETTGARLDFSGITLDNWAAKVANMLREELDMEEGSTIACVLPVSWQAVVIVLGAMAAGVNVTFDPSDPAAEVTFIAFDAAGAADLGAYARSLGARGDIVAVTADPMGRGVAETGHSLADGIIDFAPTVRFYGDQFFESGPTLSDVLSRADAASPTAVTAGARVLSSGWTSFEQLCAKVLSPIATGGSAVVVKGLAGPDRLEKIASVEKATARL encoded by the coding sequence ATGAACCTCCTTTCGACCGTGTTGCAGGCCGATCCGGCCACCCCACGCCTGACCCTCTATGACGAAACGACCGGCGCCCGGCTGGATTTTTCTGGCATCACGCTCGATAACTGGGCAGCGAAGGTCGCCAACATGCTCCGCGAGGAGCTCGATATGGAGGAAGGATCCACCATCGCTTGCGTGCTTCCTGTTTCCTGGCAAGCGGTGGTCATCGTGCTGGGCGCGATGGCAGCGGGCGTCAACGTCACCTTTGATCCATCTGATCCGGCGGCCGAGGTGACCTTTATCGCCTTCGATGCAGCAGGCGCTGCCGACCTCGGCGCGTATGCGCGAAGCCTCGGCGCGCGCGGAGATATCGTTGCCGTGACCGCCGACCCGATGGGGCGTGGCGTCGCCGAAACCGGTCACTCGCTTGCCGACGGCATCATCGACTTCGCCCCTACCGTCCGCTTTTACGGCGATCAGTTCTTCGAATCAGGCCCCACGCTTTCCGACGTGCTCTCGCGCGCGGATGCGGCGTCTCCCACTGCAGTCACCGCTGGTGCCCGGGTGCTGTCTTCCGGGTGGACAAGTTTCGAGCAACTGTGTGCGAAGGTGCTTAGCCCCATCGCCACCGGGGGATCCGCGGTGGTGGTCAAAGGGCTTGCAGGACCTGATCGCCTGGAAAAGATCGCCTCCGTTGAAAAGGCGACCGCGCGGCTGTAG